Proteins from one Rhodoflexus caldus genomic window:
- the ftcD gene encoding glutamate formimidoyltransferase, whose protein sequence is MTEPLLECIPNFSEGRDEQVIRAIAASITSVAAVKLLEIDSGYDANRTVMTFVGTPEAVCEAAFRAMATAANLIDMRRHRGAHPRIGATDVCPLVPLHHVSMEETVQLAHRLARRVGSELQIPVYCYEYAATSEERRSLPFLRKGEYEGLARRMLHFKPDFGPKTFQPKPGATVIGARKILVAWNCNLATKDIAIAKSIAAEVRTSGRKLPGNSYPEKQFIPGRLPAVRAIGWLMPEYDCVQVSTNLIDIDVTPIHTAYEEISKTALRYGTRVTGSELVGLIPLKAMLEAGRYFFAKDKQPVPNDEGALIAKAVQSMGLDELRPFEPDKKIIEYAMKR, encoded by the coding sequence ATGACAGAGCCGCTTTTGGAATGTATCCCTAATTTTTCGGAAGGGCGCGATGAACAAGTGATTCGCGCTATTGCAGCTTCTATCACTTCGGTAGCGGCAGTAAAATTATTGGAAATAGATTCGGGTTATGATGCCAATCGGACGGTAATGACTTTTGTAGGCACTCCCGAAGCAGTTTGTGAAGCGGCTTTTCGGGCAATGGCAACGGCAGCCAACCTGATAGATATGCGCCGCCATCGCGGAGCGCACCCACGCATAGGCGCTACGGACGTATGCCCGCTGGTGCCGTTGCACCATGTGAGCATGGAAGAAACCGTACAGTTAGCGCACCGACTTGCCCGACGAGTGGGCAGCGAACTGCAAATTCCGGTGTATTGCTATGAGTATGCGGCCACATCGGAAGAACGCCGCAGCCTGCCGTTTTTGCGCAAAGGAGAATATGAAGGGCTGGCGCGCCGCATGTTGCATTTTAAACCCGACTTCGGCCCTAAAACGTTTCAGCCCAAACCGGGGGCTACGGTAATCGGTGCGCGCAAAATTCTGGTGGCGTGGAATTGCAACCTTGCAACCAAAGATATAGCCATTGCCAAATCAATTGCGGCCGAGGTGCGCACTTCGGGGCGCAAGTTACCCGGCAACTCTTATCCCGAAAAGCAGTTTATTCCGGGCAGGTTGCCCGCCGTGCGTGCCATTGGCTGGCTGATGCCCGAATACGACTGTGTACAGGTTTCTACCAATCTGATAGATATTGATGTTACGCCCATTCATACGGCTTATGAAGAAATCAGCAAAACGGCACTTCGCTACGGCACAAGAGTTACAGGCTCCGAATTGGTGGGGCTGATTCCCTTGAAAGCTATGCTGGAAGCAGGCCGTTACTTTTTTGCGAAGGACAAACAGCCTGTACCCAACGATGAAGGCGCACTCATTGCCAAAGCCGTACAAAGTATGGGGCTGGATGAACTGCGGCCTTTTGAACCCGACAAGAAGATTATTGAGTATGCCATGAAACGTTAG
- the ppsA gene encoding phosphoenolpyruvate synthase, with translation MTFCIPFSRIRNTDVALVGGKNASLGEMFNQLAPLGIQIPDGFAVTAEAYWYFIEQNGLKEKLAQTLAQLDTAHLENLSEVGQKCRELVALGKIPDAVAQQVRHSLNALGSSEELSFAVRSSATAEDLPTASFAGQHDSFLNMQGEEAVIAAVHRCYVSLFNDRAIKYRVDNGFEHMHVALSVGVQRMVRSDKGSAGVAFTLDPESGFDKVIYITSAWGLGENIVQGAVNPDEFYIFKPSVAQGKNALISRKLGAKENKMIYSRGTERPITNVETSPQERGVYSISNADVEMLGRWCYAIEQHYQMPMDIEWAKDGITGELFIVQARPETVHAQKQAINIKEYKLRAKAKPLCKGKAVGSAIASGRVCIVHSLADAGKIRQGDIIVADITNPDWNALLRKAICIVTNKGGRTSHASIVARELGIHAVVGTGDATHKLHDGQIVTVSCAEGDEGYVYDGQLEWEEKVIDFQQIPETCTEPMFILADPNRAFHLARYPNKGVGLLRMEFIISNSIRVHPMALVKFHELASFNDKKAIEAITAQYSDKKKYFIEKLSEAVAMVAAAFYPKDVIVRMSDFKSNEYAQLIGGKPFEPEEENPMLGFRGASRYYHERYREGFGLECEAMRIVRDEMGLTNVKLMIPFCRTIAEGKKVLETMQSYGLERGKNGLEVYVMAEIPSNVILAREFAEIFDGFSIGSNDLTQLTLGIDRDSAIINDLFDENNEAVRAMLASVIQAAKAAGRKIGLCGQAPSDYPAFAQFLVEQGIDSISFTPDALLKGIENISAAEQRQR, from the coding sequence ATGACTTTTTGCATTCCATTCAGCCGCATCCGCAATACCGATGTGGCACTGGTCGGAGGTAAAAATGCCTCTTTGGGTGAAATGTTCAATCAACTCGCGCCGCTGGGTATTCAAATTCCCGACGGTTTTGCCGTTACGGCAGAGGCCTATTGGTATTTTATAGAGCAAAACGGCCTGAAAGAAAAACTTGCGCAAACACTGGCACAATTAGATACGGCACATCTTGAAAACTTGTCCGAGGTAGGGCAGAAGTGCCGCGAGTTGGTAGCCTTAGGTAAAATACCCGATGCAGTTGCACAGCAAGTGCGGCACTCGCTGAATGCGCTCGGCAGTAGTGAAGAGTTATCGTTTGCTGTTCGGAGCAGCGCCACCGCCGAAGACCTGCCTACGGCAAGTTTTGCCGGCCAACACGACAGTTTTCTAAACATGCAAGGCGAAGAGGCCGTTATAGCAGCCGTTCACCGCTGTTATGTTTCGCTTTTTAACGACCGCGCCATCAAATATCGCGTGGACAACGGCTTTGAACATATGCACGTGGCTCTTTCGGTAGGCGTGCAGCGCATGGTTCGCTCCGACAAAGGCAGCGCAGGCGTTGCTTTCACCTTAGACCCCGAAAGCGGTTTTGACAAGGTGATTTATATTACTTCTGCTTGGGGATTGGGCGAAAATATTGTACAGGGGGCAGTCAATCCCGATGAATTTTACATATTTAAACCTTCCGTTGCGCAGGGTAAAAATGCGCTGATTAGCAGAAAGTTAGGCGCAAAGGAAAACAAGATGATTTATTCGCGGGGAACTGAACGCCCCATCACCAACGTAGAAACCTCACCACAGGAGCGCGGCGTGTATTCCATCAGCAATGCCGATGTGGAAATGCTGGGGCGCTGGTGCTATGCCATTGAGCAACACTACCAAATGCCGATGGACATAGAATGGGCAAAGGATGGTATTACCGGCGAATTGTTCATCGTTCAGGCACGCCCCGAAACCGTACACGCACAAAAACAGGCCATCAACATCAAAGAATACAAGCTGCGCGCCAAGGCCAAACCGCTTTGCAAAGGAAAAGCCGTAGGAAGTGCTATTGCAAGCGGCAGAGTATGTATCGTACACTCGCTGGCAGATGCAGGCAAAATACGACAGGGCGACATCATTGTGGCCGACATTACCAATCCCGATTGGAACGCCCTGCTGCGCAAAGCCATTTGCATTGTTACCAACAAAGGCGGCAGAACCAGCCATGCCTCTATTGTTGCCCGCGAATTGGGCATCCATGCCGTGGTAGGGACGGGCGATGCTACCCATAAACTGCACGACGGACAAATTGTTACTGTTTCCTGTGCCGAAGGCGACGAGGGCTACGTGTACGACGGTCAATTGGAATGGGAAGAAAAAGTGATTGATTTTCAGCAAATTCCTGAAACGTGTACCGAGCCAATGTTCATTTTGGCAGACCCCAACCGCGCGTTCCACTTGGCGCGCTATCCCAACAAAGGTGTGGGGTTGCTCCGCATGGAGTTCATCATCTCCAACAGCATCCGCGTTCACCCGATGGCCTTGGTCAAATTCCATGAACTGGCAAGTTTTAACGACAAAAAAGCCATTGAGGCCATCACGGCACAATACAGCGATAAGAAAAAGTATTTTATTGAAAAACTTTCCGAAGCGGTGGCGATGGTGGCAGCGGCATTTTATCCCAAAGATGTGATTGTGCGCATGAGCGACTTCAAAAGCAACGAATATGCGCAACTCATCGGCGGAAAACCTTTTGAACCCGAAGAAGAAAACCCAATGCTGGGCTTTCGGGGGGCGTCGCGCTACTACCACGAGCGTTACCGCGAAGGCTTCGGGCTGGAGTGCGAAGCCATGCGCATTGTCCGAGACGAAATGGGACTGACCAACGTTAAACTGATGATTCCGTTCTGCCGCACCATAGCCGAAGGCAAAAAGGTATTGGAAACAATGCAGTCCTACGGTTTGGAGCGCGGTAAAAACGGGCTGGAAGTTTATGTGATGGCAGAAATCCCCAGCAATGTGATTTTGGCACGGGAGTTTGCCGAAATATTTGACGGGTTTTCCATCGGCTCTAATGACCTGACACAATTGACCTTAGGCATAGACCGCGACTCTGCCATCATCAACGATTTATTTGACGAAAACAACGAGGCCGTCAGGGCGATGCTTGCCTCCGTAATTCAGGCGGCCAAGGCTGCCGGACGCAAAATCGGGCTTTGCGGGCAAGCCCCAAGCGACTACCCCGCCTTTGCGCAGTTTTTGGTAGAGCAAGGCATTGACAGTATTTCATTCACGCCCGATGCACTGCTCAAAGGCATTGAAAACATCAGCGCCGCCGAGCAACGACAGCGCTGA
- a CDS encoding potassium/proton antiporter: MNFTIENSLLISAVLLLISILAGKTSFKLGIPTLLLFLLIGMLAGSESIGGIYFDDARVAQFIGIVSLCFILFSGGLDTDWKAIRPVLWQGISLSTIGVLFTAVLVGLFVTQITDFTIYEGLLLGAVVSSTDAAAVFSILRSKNLALKGNLRPVLEMESGSNDPMAYVLTLAFLGMVTNPSTDIFSIIIMLLRQMTFGGISGLLFGRLGKWIINSIKLDFEGLYPVLVIAIMFLTFSTTDLIGGNGFLAVYLCAVYLGNQDLIHKNTIMKMFDGLAWLMQIILFLTLGLLVFPSQIIPIMGVGIVISLFLMLVARPLGVFAALVFFRVHIRKRLYISWVGLRGAVPIVFATYPMLAGIEKSHMIFNIVFFITLTSVLIQGSSLSLVAHWLRVALPEKVKPRSPLNLFLSETAKTIIDETVLAPDGYAVGKKIVDLKFPHAAIIAMIKREGKFIIPNGSTQLQAGDKLIILSDTVENIGKAHRCLGLTDDEVHIPDFSS, from the coding sequence ATGAACTTCACCATAGAAAACAGCTTGTTGATTAGCGCTGTCTTGCTGCTTATCAGCATTTTGGCAGGCAAAACCTCTTTCAAATTAGGCATACCTACTTTGTTGTTGTTTTTGCTGATTGGTATGCTGGCAGGCTCGGAATCTATCGGCGGCATCTATTTTGACGATGCCCGCGTGGCGCAGTTTATCGGCATTGTATCGCTCTGCTTCATCTTGTTCTCCGGCGGGCTGGATACCGACTGGAAAGCCATTCGCCCTGTGCTTTGGCAAGGCATCTCTCTTTCAACCATTGGCGTTTTATTCACCGCCGTTTTGGTAGGGCTTTTTGTTACCCAAATTACCGACTTTACCATTTACGAAGGGCTACTGCTGGGGGCAGTGGTTTCATCTACCGATGCGGCGGCCGTTTTTTCTATTTTACGCTCTAAAAACTTGGCACTGAAAGGCAACCTGCGCCCTGTGCTGGAAATGGAAAGTGGCAGCAACGACCCCATGGCCTACGTGCTGACGCTGGCCTTTTTAGGGATGGTAACAAACCCCTCAACCGATATTTTTTCCATCATCATTATGCTGTTGCGCCAAATGACCTTTGGCGGTATCAGCGGTTTGTTATTCGGGCGGCTTGGCAAATGGATAATCAACAGCATCAAACTGGATTTTGAAGGACTTTACCCCGTGCTGGTGATTGCAATCATGTTTCTCACCTTTTCAACAACCGATTTGATAGGAGGCAACGGGTTTCTGGCCGTGTATCTGTGTGCCGTGTATCTGGGCAATCAGGACTTAATCCATAAGAATACCATCATGAAGATGTTTGACGGGCTGGCGTGGCTGATGCAGATTATCTTATTCCTGACATTGGGACTGCTGGTTTTCCCTTCTCAAATCATCCCGATTATGGGCGTAGGTATTGTCATTTCGCTGTTTTTGATGTTGGTTGCCCGACCTTTGGGAGTGTTTGCTGCATTAGTATTTTTTAGGGTGCACATTCGCAAGCGGCTGTATATTTCATGGGTAGGTTTGCGCGGTGCTGTGCCGATTGTGTTTGCCACTTACCCTATGCTGGCAGGGATTGAAAAATCGCACATGATTTTCAACATCGTATTCTTCATTACCCTTACTTCTGTGCTGATACAAGGCTCATCTCTTTCACTTGTAGCGCACTGGCTGCGTGTGGCCTTACCCGAAAAGGTCAAGCCTCGCAGCCCGCTCAATTTATTCCTTTCGGAAACGGCCAAAACCATTATAGATGAAACCGTGCTTGCACCCGACGGGTATGCCGTAGGCAAAAAGATAGTAGATTTGAAATTCCCTCATGCGGCTATTATTGCCATGATTAAGCGCGAAGGAAAGTTTATTATCCCCAATGGCTCTACGCAGTTGCAGGCCGGCGATAAACTCATCATTTTGTCCGACACTGTGGAAAATATCGGGAAAGCCCACCGTTGCCTCGGGCTTACCGATGATGAGGTACATATCCCCGATTTTTCCTCGTAA
- a CDS encoding polysaccharide deacetylase family protein, protein MHIHSTPEWMHRWFSGFTWRKPTDRKVLYITFDDGPITMTEWILDVLRDYNAKATFFCVGENVMRNPQIFRRTLAEGHAVGNHTYNHLSGWTNSFDRYMANAALCLSEMEKHGAVCRLFRPPYGRITSQKAAALRNRYEIIMWDVLTCDYSPSIRPEDCLNNSIAVTRPGSIAVFHDNLKADRNIRYALPRYLAHFADLGFTFEAL, encoded by the coding sequence ATGCATATCCACAGCACGCCCGAATGGATGCACCGTTGGTTTAGCGGATTTACTTGGCGCAAACCAACCGACCGAAAGGTGCTTTATATCACCTTTGACGACGGCCCTATTACCATGACAGAGTGGATATTGGACGTGCTGCGCGATTACAACGCAAAAGCCACTTTCTTTTGTGTCGGTGAAAATGTGATGCGCAATCCGCAAATTTTTCGCCGCACGCTTGCCGAAGGGCACGCCGTAGGCAATCATACATACAATCATTTAAGCGGTTGGACAAACTCTTTTGACCGCTACATGGCCAATGCAGCCCTCTGCCTTTCCGAAATGGAGAAGCACGGGGCTGTTTGCCGTTTATTTCGCCCACCCTACGGGCGCATTACTTCGCAAAAAGCAGCAGCCCTGCGCAATCGTTACGAAATTATCATGTGGGATGTGCTTACTTGCGACTACAGCCCAAGCATTCGCCCCGAGGACTGCCTGAACAACTCTATCGCCGTTACTCGTCCCGGTTCCATTGCGGTATTCCACGACAACCTCAAAGCAGATAGAAATATCCGCTATGCCCTGCCCCGTTACTTAGCACATTTCGCCGATTTGGGTTTCACTTTTGAGGCATTGTAA
- a CDS encoding M1 family metallopeptidase, protein MLRIYCLIALLLFGHTTFARQRLYTRADTLRGTLLPERACYDVTYYDLNLKVKPAEKAIAGYNAITFRAVQDFSIMQVDLAANMVIDRILYEEYQVRFRRDGNAIFINLNKTVPAGKTGTVKIYYQGQPRIAPNPPWDGGFSWEKDKQGRPWIGVSCEGLGASTWWPCKDHPSDEPDSMRIYCEVPEPLMCVANGNLSGVVSAPGNYKGYDWRVSYPINNYNVTLNIAHYAHLEDEYTAADGEKLAVDYYILDYNKDKAKKHFEQVKPMLACFEKRFGKYPFWRDGFALVETPYWGMEHQSAVAYGNNYRNNEFDFDFIIIHESAHEYFGNSLSAKDHAELWIHESFTTYAEVLYLECLTGSTEKTIEYLKKQRIRIRNLDPMVGQFGINYNYWRDSDIYFKGTWMLHSIRHTIANDTLWYNTIYDFAQQFRIQSLSTDEVIAFFNKRTRKNLTPIFRQYLFHTQVPQLEYKWEQKGKKTILSYRWNAAEKDFNMPVWVRTNKAADWVKIFPKAQWQTLTDRKNKQPDLQFNTDLMYFKPVEAVSR, encoded by the coding sequence ATGCTACGAATCTATTGCCTCATTGCGCTGCTCTTATTTGGGCATACAACTTTTGCCCGGCAAAGACTCTACACCCGTGCCGATACGCTTCGCGGAACATTGCTGCCCGAGCGCGCCTGCTACGATGTAACCTATTACGACCTAAACCTGAAAGTAAAACCCGCGGAGAAGGCCATTGCAGGCTATAATGCGATTACCTTCCGCGCCGTGCAAGATTTCAGTATCATGCAAGTGGACTTGGCTGCCAATATGGTAATTGACCGCATTTTATACGAGGAATATCAGGTGCGGTTTCGTCGTGATGGCAATGCGATATTTATCAATCTGAATAAGACTGTTCCGGCAGGTAAAACAGGCACAGTAAAAATTTACTATCAGGGGCAGCCTCGCATAGCACCCAACCCACCGTGGGACGGCGGCTTTTCATGGGAAAAAGATAAACAAGGGCGCCCTTGGATTGGTGTGAGTTGCGAGGGCTTAGGGGCAAGCACTTGGTGGCCTTGCAAAGACCACCCCTCCGACGAGCCGGACAGTATGCGCATCTACTGCGAAGTACCCGAGCCGCTTATGTGCGTAGCTAACGGCAATCTTTCGGGAGTGGTAAGTGCGCCGGGCAATTACAAAGGGTATGACTGGCGCGTCAGCTATCCTATCAACAACTATAACGTAACACTGAACATTGCCCACTACGCGCATTTGGAGGATGAATATACGGCTGCCGACGGAGAAAAATTGGCAGTGGATTATTACATCTTGGACTATAACAAGGACAAAGCAAAAAAGCATTTTGAACAGGTAAAACCCATGCTCGCCTGTTTTGAAAAACGTTTTGGCAAATATCCCTTCTGGCGCGATGGCTTTGCATTAGTGGAAACCCCTTACTGGGGCATGGAGCATCAGAGTGCTGTGGCTTACGGCAATAATTATCGCAATAATGAGTTTGACTTTGACTTTATCATTATTCACGAAAGCGCACATGAGTATTTTGGCAACAGCCTGAGCGCAAAAGACCACGCAGAGTTATGGATTCACGAATCGTTTACTACCTACGCCGAGGTACTCTATCTGGAATGTTTGACGGGCAGCACCGAAAAAACGATTGAATACCTCAAAAAGCAGCGCATCCGCATCCGCAACTTAGACCCGATGGTAGGGCAGTTTGGCATTAACTACAACTACTGGCGCGATTCCGACATTTACTTTAAAGGCACTTGGATGTTACATTCTATCCGCCACACCATCGCCAACGATACACTTTGGTACAATACCATCTACGACTTTGCGCAACAATTCCGCATTCAGAGTCTTTCTACCGATGAAGTGATTGCGTTTTTCAACAAGCGTACCCGCAAGAATCTGACCCCGATTTTCCGTCAGTATCTGTTCCATACACAGGTGCCGCAGTTAGAGTACAAGTGGGAGCAGAAGGGTAAAAAAACAATCCTCAGCTACCGATGGAATGCGGCAGAAAAGGATTTTAACATGCCGGTATGGGTGCGCACCAACAAGGCCGCCGATTGGGTGAAAATATTCCCCAAGGCTCAATGGCAAACCCTGACCGATAGGAAAAACAAACAGCCCGACCTGCAATTCAATACCGACTTGATGTATTTCAAGCCGGTAGAAGCAGTCAGCAGATAA
- a CDS encoding glycosyltransferase family 2 protein, with protein MPAPTPLFSVVIPAYNRADFLPQVLETILAQTYADFELLLIDDGSTDDTLQLMQQWLRRDERIRYHRKKNEERSIARNTGFLLAKGRYVVFHDSDDLMKPNHLATLARAITENPDVCFLATKFVLQTDEGIAEDEINQLAGGRYDYRLFLSGNPVGIFVCVRKECPDIHLFPPQFNFCEDWIFHLLNYRRRQLLLIDEVTNVVVVHNNRSMTNHSHVIAGRIAATEFIISQTTLSEQEKALLWGNTYRFCAIHSYLDHRYRDSIRYMLQAIRLLGINWPQLTLLAKFLMGRKVVLWLKK; from the coding sequence ATGCCTGCTCCAACCCCACTTTTTTCCGTTGTGATACCGGCTTATAACCGTGCCGACTTTTTGCCGCAGGTGTTGGAAACCATTCTGGCGCAAACCTATGCAGATTTTGAACTTTTACTGATAGATGACGGCAGTACTGACGATACCCTGCAGCTAATGCAGCAGTGGTTGCGGCGTGATGAGCGCATCCGCTACCATCGCAAGAAAAATGAAGAACGCTCTATTGCCCGCAATACGGGCTTCTTGCTGGCCAAAGGTCGCTACGTGGTTTTTCATGATTCGGACGACCTGATGAAGCCCAACCACTTGGCAACGCTTGCCCGTGCCATTACCGAAAACCCCGATGTGTGCTTTCTGGCTACCAAATTTGTGCTGCAAACCGATGAAGGCATTGCAGAAGATGAAATCAATCAACTGGCAGGGGGGAGGTATGACTACCGCCTATTTCTGAGCGGCAATCCGGTAGGTATATTTGTGTGCGTGCGAAAAGAATGCCCTGATATTCACCTCTTTCCGCCGCAGTTCAACTTTTGCGAAGACTGGATTTTTCACCTTTTGAACTACCGCCGTCGCCAATTGCTGCTGATAGATGAAGTTACCAATGTGGTAGTTGTGCATAACAACCGCTCCATGACCAACCACAGCCACGTTATCGCCGGACGTATAGCAGCTACGGAGTTTATTATTTCCCAAACAACGCTCAGTGAGCAGGAAAAAGCACTTCTGTGGGGCAACACCTACCGATTCTGTGCCATTCACAGCTACTTAGACCACCGTTACAGAGACAGCATCCGCTATATGTTGCAAGCCATCCGCCTGTTGGGAATCAATTGGCCGCAGCTAACCCTCTTGGCCAAGTTTCTGATGGGGCGCAAAGTTGTTTTATGGTTGAAAAAATGA
- the typA gene encoding translational GTPase TypA codes for MQNIRNIAIIAHVDHGKTTLVDKIIHTCQVFRENQQTGELILDNNDLERERGITIVAKNVSVRYKGVKINIIDTPGHADFGGEVERVLKMADGVLLLVDAFEGPMPQTRFVLSKAIGLGLKPIVVINKVDKENCRPDEVHESVFDLMFNLGATEEQLDFQTLYGSSKQGWMSHDWKVKTDSILPLLDTILEVIPPAPAPDGIPQMQVTSLDYSAYVGRIAIGRVFRGVLRENTPMALCKRDGSIQKVRIKELFVFEGLGREKVSEVRAGDICGVIGLEDFEIGDTLTDAENPEPLPRIAIDEPTISMVFSINNSPFFGKEGKFVTSRHLRDRLMKETEKNLALRVKPTDSEDRFLVYGRGILHLSVLIETMRREGYELQVGQPQVVFKEIDGQRHEPMETLVVDVPEEFAGKVIELVTQRKGELLIMEPKGDLQHLEFNIPARGLIGLRSNMLTATQGEAIISHRFNGYEPFRGPIPERINGSLISMDNGPGTAYSIDKLQDRGIFFVDPGEEVYAGQVIGEHNRPSDLIINIQKGKKLTNMRASGSDDNVRIAPKRQFSLEEAMEYIQKDEYVEVTPLSIRMRKIILDENERKRQEKRELETA; via the coding sequence ATGCAAAACATCCGCAACATCGCCATTATTGCCCACGTTGACCACGGCAAAACAACTCTGGTGGATAAAATTATTCACACCTGTCAGGTCTTCCGCGAAAACCAGCAAACCGGCGAACTTATTCTGGACAACAACGATTTGGAACGCGAGCGAGGCATTACCATTGTTGCCAAAAATGTATCGGTGCGCTACAAAGGCGTAAAAATTAACATCATAGACACTCCGGGGCACGCCGACTTTGGCGGTGAGGTAGAGCGTGTGCTGAAAATGGCAGACGGCGTATTGTTGTTGGTGGATGCGTTTGAAGGGCCGATGCCGCAAACCCGCTTTGTATTGAGCAAGGCCATTGGCTTAGGATTAAAACCGATTGTAGTAATCAATAAGGTAGATAAAGAAAACTGCCGCCCCGACGAAGTGCACGAGTCGGTGTTTGACCTGATGTTTAACCTTGGCGCAACCGAAGAGCAGTTAGATTTCCAAACGCTGTACGGTTCTTCTAAGCAAGGTTGGATGAGCCACGACTGGAAGGTGAAAACAGACAGCATTTTGCCGCTGTTGGACACTATCTTGGAGGTTATTCCTCCGGCACCTGCACCCGACGGTATTCCGCAAATGCAGGTAACATCGCTGGACTATTCGGCTTACGTAGGCCGCATAGCCATCGGTCGCGTATTCCGCGGCGTGCTGCGCGAAAATACGCCGATGGCACTTTGCAAACGCGACGGCAGCATCCAGAAAGTGCGCATCAAAGAGTTGTTCGTATTTGAAGGCTTGGGTCGCGAAAAAGTGAGCGAAGTACGCGCCGGCGATATCTGCGGCGTCATTGGTCTGGAAGATTTTGAAATCGGCGACACGCTCACCGATGCGGAAAATCCCGAGCCCTTGCCACGCATTGCCATTGACGAGCCAACCATCAGCATGGTGTTCAGCATTAACAACTCTCCTTTCTTCGGCAAAGAAGGCAAGTTTGTTACCTCACGCCACCTGCGCGACCGCCTGATGAAAGAAACCGAGAAGAACCTCGCACTGCGCGTAAAACCGACCGATTCGGAAGACCGCTTTTTAGTCTATGGTCGCGGCATTCTCCACTTGTCGGTGCTGATTGAAACCATGCGCCGCGAAGGTTACGAGTTGCAAGTAGGCCAGCCGCAGGTAGTATTTAAGGAAATTGACGGACAACGCCACGAGCCTATGGAAACATTGGTTGTGGACGTTCCCGAAGAGTTTGCCGGTAAGGTAATTGAACTGGTAACGCAGCGCAAAGGCGAACTGCTGATTATGGAGCCCAAAGGCGACTTGCAGCATTTGGAGTTCAATATTCCGGCACGCGGCCTGATTGGCTTGCGCAGCAATATGCTGACCGCCACACAAGGAGAAGCCATTATTTCACATCGTTTCAATGGCTACGAACCTTTCCGAGGCCCTATCCCCGAGCGCATCAACGGTTCGCTGATTTCTATGGACAACGGCCCGGGTACGGCTTATTCCATTGATAAATTGCAAGACAGAGGTATCTTCTTTGTTGACCCGGGCGAGGAAGTGTATGCAGGGCAGGTAATCGGTGAGCACAACCGCCCCAGCGACCTGATTATCAACATACAAAAAGGAAAAAAACTGACCAACATGCGCGCTTCCGGCTCCGATGATAACGTACGTATTGCCCCTAAGCGCCAGTTCTCGTTGGAGGAAGCCATGGAGTATATCCAGAAAGATGAGTATGTGGAAGTTACGCCGCTCAGTATCCGCATGAGAAAAATCATTCTGGATGAGAATGAGCGCAAACGTCAGGAAAAACGCGAACTTGAAACCGCTTAA
- a CDS encoding Rpn family recombination-promoting nuclease/putative transposase — MEDTMEFAEKYVNPFTDYGFKRLFGEEPSKELLLDFLNELLKQEQGRIVSLTYLKSDRLGGSEDDRRAIFDLYCENERGEKFIVELQKTKQKFFKDRTVYYSTFPIREQAQRGSDWNFELNAVYTVAILDFVFDEDKAEPDKFRYDVKLTDIETCKVFYDKLTFIYLEMPKFSKPLTELTTRFDKWMYVLRNLNKLNRVPDELREGVFLKLFELAEIARFSRQEAEAYEDSLKSYRDLKNSLDTTREEGVEQGIEIVLQVFNLRKEGKTTDEIASQVGISAERVTEILRKINP, encoded by the coding sequence GTGGAAGATACAATGGAATTTGCAGAAAAATATGTCAATCCGTTTACCGATTACGGTTTCAAGCGACTCTTTGGCGAAGAGCCGAGCAAGGAGTTGTTGCTGGATTTTCTCAATGAATTGTTGAAGCAGGAACAAGGCAGAATCGTAAGTCTTACCTACTTGAAATCTGACCGATTAGGCGGCAGCGAAGACGACAGGCGGGCGATATTTGACTTGTATTGCGAAAACGAGCGCGGCGAAAAGTTCATCGTAGAACTGCAAAAAACCAAGCAGAAGTTTTTCAAAGACCGAACAGTTTACTACTCCACCTTCCCCATCCGCGAACAGGCACAGCGCGGTTCTGACTGGAATTTTGAACTCAATGCTGTTTATACCGTTGCCATTCTTGACTTTGTGTTTGATGAAGACAAAGCCGAACCGGATAAATTCCGTTATGATGTCAAACTTACCGACATAGAAACGTGCAAAGTATTTTATGATAAACTCACGTTTATTTATTTGGAAATGCCCAAATTCAGCAAGCCGCTAACGGAGCTGACTACGCGCTTTGATAAGTGGATGTATGTACTTCGGAACTTGAATAAACTCAACAGAGTGCCTGATGAGTTGCGTGAGGGGGTTTTCCTGAAACTGTTTGAATTAGCCGAAATCGCACGATTCAGCCGCCAAGAGGCAGAGGCTTACGAAGACAGCTTGAAATCGTACAGAGATTTAAAAAACTCTCTGGATACGACAAGGGAAGAGGGGGTTGAACAAGGTATTGAGATTGTTCTCCAAGTGTTTAATCTACGTAAAGAAGGGAAAACAACAGACGAAATTGCCTCACAGGTCGGCATCAGTGCAGAGAGAGTAACGGAAATCCTTCGGAAAATTAACCCATAA